The Actinomyces faecalis genome includes the window GGGACTGAGCCCCCACACGCTGGCTGCCTACGAGCGTGACCTCTCGCGCTACTGCCGTTTTCTCCTCTCACGAGGGATAAGCGACGCCGCACAGGTGGTCGAGGCTGACGTCGCGGCCTTCCTGGAGGCTATCCGTACCGGGGAGGACGGCGGGCGGGCGCTGGCTGCGTCGTCGGCCTCACGGACCGTGACCGCCGTACGCGGCTGGCACAGGTTCCTTCGTGACGAGGGTCGTGCGAGCCAGGACCCCTCGGCTGCCGTGCACCCCCCGCAGGTCGGCAGGCGCCTGCCCAAGGCCCTGTCCGTGGACGAGGTCCAGGCCCTGCTGGAGGCAGCCAGCACCGACGACTCGGCGCTGAGCCTGCGTGACCGCGCCCTGCTGGAGCTGCTGTACGCCACGGGCGCCCGGATCTCTGAGGCCGTCGGCCTGGTCATCGACGACCTGGACCGCGACTCCGGGTGCATCCGCCTGTTCGGCAAGGGCCGTAAGGAACGGATCGTCCCGGTCGGTCAGTACGCCTGGGACGCGCTGGACGCCTACCTGGTCCGGGGCCGTCCCCTGCTGGCCGCCAAGGGCCGGGGAGCCCCTGAGGTCTTCCTCAACACCCTGGGTCGTCCTCTCTCACGCCAGTCGGCCTGGGGCGTGCTGCGTCAGGCCAGCGCTCGGGCGGGCCTGGGGGCGGACAAGCACGTCTCACCGCACACCCTGCGCCACTCCTTCGCCACGCACCTGCTGGCCGGGGGAGCGGACGTGCGCGTGGTCCAGGAGATGCTCGGTCACGCCTCGGTGACCACGACCCAGATCTACACCAAGGTCACCGTCGAGCACCTGCGCGAGGTCTACGTCACCAGCCACCCCCGTGCCCGGGGATGATCTCGGATAAGGTGTCTCCCGTGAGTAGCTCCGACCAGCGACACGCCCAGCGCAGCCAGCCAGGGCTCATTGACCTTCCTGCTCCCGAGCAGGCGGAGGAGAAGGTCTTTGCCCAGCCTGCTCCGCTGACCACGCACGGTCCGGCTCGCGTCATCTCCATGTGCAACCAGAAGGGCGGCGTCGGCAAGACGACGACGACGATCAACCTGGGCGCGGCCCTGGCCGAGTACGGCCGGCGCGTCCTCATCGTCGACTTCGACCCCCAGGGTGCGGCCAGCGCAGGCCTGGGCATCAACGCCCACGAGCTGGACACCACGATCTACGACCTCCTCGTGGCCGCCCGTCCTGACGTACGTCCGGTCATCCACCACACCTCCACCCCCGGGCTGGACATCGTCCCGGCCAACATCGACCTGTCGGCCGCAGAGGTCCAGCTGGTGGGCGAGGTCGCCAGGGAGCAGGCGCTGGCCCGCGTGCTGCGGCCGGTCCTGGACGAGTACGACGTCATCCTCGTGGACTGCCAGCCCTCACTGGGGCTGCTCACCATCAACGCGCTGACGGCCTCCCACGGAGTCATCATCCCTCTGGAGACCGAGTTCTTCGCGCTGCGCGGCGTCGCGCTGCTGATCGAGACCGTCGACCGCGTGCGCGACCGTCTCAACCCCCGCCTGCAGGTCGACGGCATCCTGGCCACGATGGTGGACCCACGGACCCTGCACTCGCGTGAGGTGCTGGAGCGGCTGTCCGAGGCCTTTGGCGACCAGCTCTTTGACACCCAGATCCGGCGCACCATCAAGTTCCCCGACGCCTCTGTGGCCGCTGAGCCGATCACCTCCTACGCTCCCGCCCACGCCGGCGCTGAGGCCTACCGGCGACTGGCACGAGAGGTCATCGCCCGCGGCGATGTCGCCTGAGCACCTCGGAGCCGGTGGCGGGCAGCACGCTGGCAGGGACAGTGAGCAGTCCGCAGGCCCTGCCCGCGTGCCCGGTTTCAACGTCGCTCTGCCTCAGTTCGAGGGCCCCTTCGACCTGCTGCTCACCCTCATCGCACGTCAGCGTCTGGACGTCACCGAGCTGGCCCTGGCTGAGGTGACTGACGAGTTCATCGCGCACATGCGCTCCGACTGGGACCTCGGGCACGCCAGCGAGTTCCTCGTGGTCGCCTCCACGCTGCTGGCGCTCAAGGCCTACAGGCTCCTGCCTCATGACGACGACCCGGACAACGAGGACCTGGAGCTGCTGGAGGCCCGCGACCTGTTGTTCGCCCGGCTGCTGCAGTACCGCGCCTACAAGGAGGCCGCCGCCGCCTTCCGGACGCAGGCCGAGACCGCGGCGCGCTGCCACCCCAGAGTCGTCGGGCTGCCACCGCAGCTGGCCGCGCTGCTTCCGCGGCTCGTAGGCTCCCTGAGCCCGCAGGACCTGGCCCGTATCGCCGCCACCGCCTTCTCACGCCCGGCTGATCCTGGCGTCCAGACCGTCCACCTGCACGAGCGGGTGCCGGTCGGGGAGCAGATCAGCCTCATCGCCCTGCGACTGAGGGGCCACGGCCGCCTCACCTTCACCGAGCTCATCCAGGACGCCGACCGGACGGCCGTCGTCGTCGCCCGCTTCCTCGCCGTGCTCATCCTCCACCGCGAGGGCAGCGTCGACCTTGTCCAGCACGAGGCGATGGAGGAGATCACGGTGACCTGGACCGGTACCGCGGACAGCCTGGCTGGCATCATGGCTCCTGACGTCGAGGAGGAGTTCGCATGAACGAGCCGCGTTCCCAGCAGGCAGAGATCTCGGCCGTGCCGGAGCCCGAGCTGCGCGCGGCGGCCGAGGCGATCCTCATCGTGGCCGACGAGCCCGTCACGGCCACCGGCCTGGCGGAGGCGCTCGGCGTGAGCGAGACCGAGGCTGAAGGCGTCCTGGTCTCACTTGCTGCTGAGTACGCGGGTGAGCAGGGCCTTCCGGCACGTGGCTTCGTCCTGCGTCGCAGCGGCGGAGGCTGGAGACTTGCCTCGGCCGCGCAGTTTGACGACCTCGTCCAGCGCTTCGTCATCGGTGGAGCCACCTGGCGCCTGTCCCAGGCCGCGCTGGAGACCCTGGCCGTCATCGCCTACCGTCAGCCCGTCACGCGCGGGCGCGTGGCCTCGATCCGCGGCGTGAACGTCGACGGCGTCGTGCGCACGCTGCACGCGCGCGGTCTCATCGAGGAGGCCGGCTGCGAGCCCTCCGGGGCGCTGCTGTACCGCACCACCACCCAGTTCCTGGAGTACCTGGGCATCGACTCCCTCGACGAGCTGGCGCCCCTGGCCCCCTACCTTCCAGACACCACCGCGCTGGCCGAGATCGAGGACGAGGCCGCCGAGAGGAGCAACCGTTGAGCCACGACACCCACCCCGTCGCCTCGCTGCCGCTGGGAGACCTCGGCAGCGAGGAGTTCTACGACCCTGACGACCTGGAGGAGCTGGACGACGACGCTGACGCTGAGCTCCTGGCAGCCTTCGACGCCGAGGCCCTCGACGAGGACGAGGAGGCCCGTCTGGTGGCCGCGCGCGAGCGAGCCGGGCGCGGGGGAGAGGAGGACCCCCACGTGGCCTCGGGCGAGCGTCTGCAGAAGGTGCTCGCTCATGCTGGTGTGGCGTCGCGCCGGGCCTGCGAGGACCTTATCTCCGCCGGACGCGTGAGTGTGGACGGGGTCGTGGTGACAGAGCCTGGGGTACGGGTCGACCCCACCCGTCAGGAGATTCGGGTGGACGGCTCACGGGTGCTGACGAACCCTGACGTCATCACCGTGCTCCTGCACAAGCCGGCCGGGGTCGTCACGACCATGGACGATCCTCAGGGACGGCCGACCGTGGCCGAGCTGGGCGCTCAGTTCGTCAGCGAGCACCGTGAGGAGCTGGAGCACCCTGAGGCGGTCCGGCTGGTTCACGTGGGTCGGCTCGACACAGAGACCGAGGGGCTGCTGCTGCTGTCGAACGACGGCGAGCTCGCCCACCGCCTCATGCACCCGAGCTTCGAGACCTCCAAGACCTACGTCGCCATCGTCGAGGGCCAGGTGGAGAGCTGGGTCCCTCGCAGGCTCAGGCAAGGTATCGAGCTGGAGGACGGTCTGGTCCAGGCCGACCGCGTCGTGGTCAAGGACTCCGGACCTGCAGGATCGATCGTGGAGATCACCTTGCACTCAGGCCGGAACCGGATCGTGCGTCGCATGCTCGACGCCGTCGGCCACCCGGTGACGCGTCTGGCCCGTACCCGGCTAGGCCCTCTGGGCATCGGCGGGCTGCGCCCGGGGCAGATGCGCCTGCTCACGGGTGAGGAGATCGCGGCGCTGCAGCAGGAGGTAGGTCTGTGACGACTGTGTCGACCAACCCGCCGACCAACCCGCACGGCACGGTCGCCACACAGGGCCCTGTGCTCGTCGTCGGGACCGGTCTGCTGGGCACCTCGCTCGCGCTGGCCCTGGCTGCCTCAGGGGTCCAGGTCCAGCTGTCTGACACGAGCCCGACCTCCCTGGCCCTGGCCCGTGACATGGGAGCCGGTCACGTACGTGAGGACACCAGTCCCCAGCCGCGTCTCGTCGTCGTCGCCACGCCCCCGGACGTGGCCGCCGGCGTCGTGCTCGCACACCTGGAGGCGTTCCCTGACGCCGTCGTCACCGACGTCGCCAGCGTCAAGCAGAGGGTCGTCGCAGAGGTGCACGCTCACGCCGGGGAGGCGTCTCGCCGCTACGTCGGCAGCCACCCGATGGCCGGTCGCGAGCGTTCCGGAGCCGGAGCCGCCGACTCTGACCTGTTCGTGGGACGTCCCTGGGTCATCGTGGCCGACGGGGCGAGCGCGGAGGCTGAGCTCATGGTGCGGAACCTCGCCGTCGACGTCGGTGCGACCCCGTTGCGGATGGCCGCGGCTGAGCATGACGCCGCTGTCGCGGCTGTCAGCCACGTGCCCCAGCTCGTCTCCTCGCTGTTGGCTGCCCGGCTGGAGGAGCTGCCCGAGTCCGCCCTGGCGCTGGCCGGGCAGGGCCTGCGGGACACCACGCGCATCGCGGCCTCCGACCCACGGCTGTGGTCAGCCATCCTCGTGGGCAACGCGGGGCCCGTCCTCGGTCTGCTCCAAGCGGTGCGTCAGGACCTTGACAGCCTGATCGCCGGGATCGCTCCGGCCGCCGTTGACCCGGACTCACCGGGCTACACCGCTGCCGGCCGGGCCGAGGCGATCGCGCCGGGTGCCGTCGGTGCCATCACGGACGTCATGGGGCGAGGAAACACCGGGCAGGCACGGATCCCGGGCAAGCACGGAGGAGCGCCCAGGCGGTACGCCGAGGTGCAGGTCCTCGTCCCTGACACCGCCGGTTCCCTCGGACGGCTCTTCTCCGACGTCGGGGGGGCCGGGGTCAACATCGAGGACTTCGCCATGGAGCACTCGGCAGGCCAGTCCGCCGGTATCGCCATGCTCTCCGTATCGCCTGCGGCGGCCCAGCCGCTGGAGGAGGCCCTGGATGCCGGCGGGTGGCGGGTCGTTCGGCTCTAGGTGCGCCTTCGTGGCAGTCTTGTTCCGGACTATGACCGCGACCGCCCTGGCCTCCTGGCCCGGGGCCGGGTGAAGGAGGCAGGTATGGGAATCGTCGTCGCCATCGACGGGCCGAGCGGCTCGGGCAAGTCGACCGTCTCCAGGCGCGTCGCTGCCGAGCTAGGACTGGCCTATCTCGACACAGGCGCCATGTACCGCGCCGCTGCCTGGTGGTGCGAGCGCAGCGGCGTCGACCTCGCTGACTCCCAGGCGGTCGCCAGGGCCGTGGAGACCATGCCGCTGGACATGGGGCTGGACCCGCAGGTGCCCGGTATCGTGTGCGACGGCGTGGACGTCAGCCAGGCCGTCCGTGATCCGCACATCGCCACCGTCGTGTCTACCGTGGCCACGAACCTGGAGGTGCGCGCCGAGCTGGCCCGCCTCCAGCGCGAGATCATCCACGCCGAGGCCGTCGGGGACGCCTCGTCCTTCTCGGCCGGTGCCGGCATCGTGGCCGAGGGTCGTGACATCACCACGGTCATCGCGCCAGACGCTGACGTGCGCCTGCTCGTCACCGCCAGCGAGGAGGCACGCCTCGCTCGCCGGGCCGCCGACCTGGAGGCGGCAGGAAAGGCGGTGGACGCCGCCGCTCTGCGTGACCAGGTGGTGCGCCGTGACCGCGACGACGCCACCGTCTCCCAGTTCCTCACAGCTCCCGAGGGCGTCACGCTGGTCGATACCAGCGACATGACGCTTGAGGAGTCCGTGGAGCACGTCATCGACCTCGTCGAGCAGGCCCTGGACGCGGCTGCGGCCAGGGACGCCGAGGAGGACCTGCGGGCCGCGGCGCTGCGGGCCGGGCTGGAGGACTACGAGCTGGACGAGGAGGACCTGGCGCTCCTCGACTCGCAGGAGGTGCCAGAGGCCGAGGGCGGGCTCGAGGCCGGGCTGCCGGTACTCGCCGTCGTGGGACGGCCTAACGTCGGCAAGTCCACGCTCGTCAACCGTGTACTCGGTCGACGTGTCGCCGTCGTCCAGGACACCCCTGGGGTCACGCGTGACCGCGTGTCCTACCCGGCTGAGTGGGCAGGACGCCGCTTCACGATCGTGGACACCGGAGGCTGGGAGCTGGACGTCAAGGGCCTGGACGAGGCCGTGGCCACCCAGGCCGAGGTCGCTGTCGAGCTGGCTGACGCCGTCGTCCTCGTCGTCGACGCCCAGGTCGGTATCACCGCTACCGACGCGAGCGTGGTCAAGATGCTGCGCCGCTCGGGCAAGCCCGTGGTCCTGGCCGCCAACAAGGTCGACTCGGCGGCCCAGGAGGGCGACGCCGCCGCGCTGTGGAACCTCGGCCTGGGCGAGCCCTACCCCGTCTCCGCCCTCCACGGGCGCGGCTCAGGCGAGGTGCTCGACGCCGCGATGGCTATCCTCCCCGAGGTCTCGGCGGTGGCTGGTCCCTCGCCCGAGCACGGGAGCCTGAACCGTATCGCGCTGGTGGGACGGCCTAACGTCGGCAAGTCGAGCCTGCTCAACGCCATCGCAGGCTCCCAGCGAGTGGTCGTCAACGAGCTGGCCGGTACGACCCGTGACCCGGTCGACGAGGTCATCGAGCTGGACGGACGCCAGTGGCTCTTTATCGACACCGCCGGCATCCGCCGTCGCGTCAAGCAGTCGCGGGGCGCGGACTACTACGCGGTGCTGCGCACCCAGGGCGCGATCGAGAAGGCGGAGGTCGCCGTCGTCCTCCTGGACGCCTCCGAACCCGTCAGCGAGCAGGACGTACGCGTCATCCAGCAGGTGGTCGACGCCGGACGCGCCCTCGTCCTGGTCAACAACAAGTGGGACCTGGTGGACGAGGAGCGTCAGAAGATGCTCACCTGGGAGACCGAGCACGACCTGGCGCACGTCGCCTGGGCTCCTCACATCAACCTGGCGGCCCGCACAGGCTGGCACACCAACCGGCTCGTGCGCGCGCTGGACGCGGCCCTGGAGGGCTGGACCACCCGTATCCCCACCGGCCGTCTCAACGCCTTCCTCGGTGAGCTCCAGTCCGCGACGCCACACCCCCTACGAGGGGGCAAGCAGCCGCGCATCCTCTTCGCCACCCAGGTGCAGACCGCGCCACCGCGCATCGTCATCTTCACCACCGGCTTCCTCGACGCCGGCTACCGCCGCTTCATCGAGCGCCGACTGCGCGAGGAATTCGGCTTCGTCGGCTCGCCGATCCAGATCGGCGTGCGTGTGCGAGAGAAGCGTCAGCGGCGGCGCTGAGCCGCGCAGCCCGCGTAGAGGGGCGAAGGTGAGGCGGGTGGCGTCGCGCCCTAGACTGGGGGCATGCTCAAGCCAGTTGACGCCACGACCACGCCCGCCTGGGCGACCCTCACCCGGCTCCACCAGGAGCTCGAGCCCGACCTGCGGACCTGGTTCGCCTCCGACCCGGAGCGTGCCGAGCGCTTCTCCTACGAGCTCGGCGACCTCTTCGTCGACCTGTCCAAGAACCTCCTGACCGACGAGGTCCGCGACGCCCTCGTGGCGCTGGCGGAGCAGGTGGACGTGCCCGGTCGGCGCGACGCCATGTACGCCGGGGAGCACATCAACGTCACCGAGGACCGCGCGGTCCTGCACACGGCCCTGCGCCGGCCGGCAACCGACTCGCTCACGGTGGACGGTCAGGACGTCGTCGCCGACGTGCACGCCACGCTGGAGAAGGTCTACGCCTTCGCCCGCCGCGTGAGGTCGGGGGAGTGGACCGGCGTGACCGGTAAGCGCATCGAGACGGTGGTCAACATCGGTATCGGCGGCTCGGACCTGGGACCGGTCATGGTCTACGAGGCTCTCAGGCCCTACGTCCAGGACGGGCTGTCGGCCCGCTTCATCTCCAACATCGACCCCAACGACTGCGCGGAGAAGGTCAAGGACCTCGACCCCGAGACGACGCTGTTCATCATCGCCTCCAAGACCTTCACCACCCTGGAGACCCTGACCAACGCCCGCATGGCCCGCGACTGGTTCCTGGGCGCCCTGGAGGCGAAGGGCGTGCCGACTGAGGGCGCGATCGCCAAGCACTTCGTCGCCGTCTCCACCGCCCTGGACAAGGTCGAGGCCTTCGGCATCGACCCGGTCAACGCCTTCGGCTTCTGGAGCTGGGTAGGCGGACGCTACTCGGTGGACTCCGCCGTCGGCACGGTGCTGGCCGTGACCGTGGGCCCTGAGGCCTTCGCCGAGCTCCTGGACGGGTTCCACAAGGTGGACAAGCACTTCGCCACCAAGGCGCCGGCCGAGAACGTCCCCATGCTCATGGGCCTGCTCAACGTGTGGTACCGCAACTTCTTCAGAGCCGCGACGCACGCCGTGCTGCCCTACGCCCAGTACCTGCACCGTTTCCCGGCCTACCTCCAGCAGCTGACCATGGAGTCCAACGGCAAGTCCGTACGCTGGGACGGCAGCCCCGTGACCACCGAGACCGGAGAGGTCTTCTGGGGAGAGCCGGGCACCAACGGCCAGCACGCCTTCTACCAGCTCATCCACCAGGGTACTGAGCTCGTCCCGGCCGACTTCATCGCCGTGGCCAACCCCGCCCACCCCGTCAAGGACGGGGACAAGGACGTCCACGAGCTGTTCCTGGCCAACTACCTGGCCCAGACCGCGGCCCTCGCCTTCGGCAAGACGGCGGACGAGGTCCGTGCCGAGGGCACGCCCGAGGCGATCGTCCCGGCCCGCGTCTTCGCCGGCAACCGTCCGACGACCTCGGTCCTCGCCCCGGCGCTGACCCCCTCGGTGGTGGGTCAGCTCATCGCCCTGTACGAGCACATCACCTTCACCGAGGGCATCGTGTGGGGCATCGACTCCTTCGACCAGTGGGGCGTGGAGCTGGGCAAGAAGCTTGCCCTTGAGATCGCCCCGGCCGTGGGCGGCGACGAGCAGGTCCTGGCCGCTCAGGACGCCTCGACGCGTCAGCTCATCGCCCGCTACCGCGCCGAGCGACGCGACGCGTGAGGGCCCAGGCACAGGCCGCCGTGTCCGCCGACCGTACCGCAGCCGACCTCGGGGAGTCCGTCATCCCCGACGGTCGGCTGCGGCCGCTCACGGCTACGGACAGGCTCCGGTACTCACGCAACGCTCTCGTGCCGGAGGTCGGGGTCCTCGGCCAGCAGCGCATCCGTGCGGCACGGGTCCTGCTCATCGGCGCCGGTGCCCTCGGGTC containing:
- the xerD gene encoding site-specific tyrosine recombinase XerD — its product is MSSSADPAQELERARRTYLAHLRVERGLSPHTLAAYERDLSRYCRFLLSRGISDAAQVVEADVAAFLEAIRTGEDGGRALAASSASRTVTAVRGWHRFLRDEGRASQDPSAAVHPPQVGRRLPKALSVDEVQALLEAASTDDSALSLRDRALLELLYATGARISEAVGLVIDDLDRDSGCIRLFGKGRKERIVPVGQYAWDALDAYLVRGRPLLAAKGRGAPEVFLNTLGRPLSRQSAWGVLRQASARAGLGADKHVSPHTLRHSFATHLLAGGADVRVVQEMLGHASVTTTQIYTKVTVEHLREVYVTSHPRARG
- a CDS encoding ParA family protein; translated protein: MISDKVSPVSSSDQRHAQRSQPGLIDLPAPEQAEEKVFAQPAPLTTHGPARVISMCNQKGGVGKTTTTINLGAALAEYGRRVLIVDFDPQGAASAGLGINAHELDTTIYDLLVAARPDVRPVIHHTSTPGLDIVPANIDLSAAEVQLVGEVAREQALARVLRPVLDEYDVILVDCQPSLGLLTINALTASHGVIIPLETEFFALRGVALLIETVDRVRDRLNPRLQVDGILATMVDPRTLHSREVLERLSEAFGDQLFDTQIRRTIKFPDASVAAEPITSYAPAHAGAEAYRRLAREVIARGDVA
- a CDS encoding segregation and condensation protein A; the protein is MSPEHLGAGGGQHAGRDSEQSAGPARVPGFNVALPQFEGPFDLLLTLIARQRLDVTELALAEVTDEFIAHMRSDWDLGHASEFLVVASTLLALKAYRLLPHDDDPDNEDLELLEARDLLFARLLQYRAYKEAAAAFRTQAETAARCHPRVVGLPPQLAALLPRLVGSLSPQDLARIAATAFSRPADPGVQTVHLHERVPVGEQISLIALRLRGHGRLTFTELIQDADRTAVVVARFLAVLILHREGSVDLVQHEAMEEITVTWTGTADSLAGIMAPDVEEEFA
- the scpB gene encoding SMC-Scp complex subunit ScpB is translated as MNEPRSQQAEISAVPEPELRAAAEAILIVADEPVTATGLAEALGVSETEAEGVLVSLAAEYAGEQGLPARGFVLRRSGGGWRLASAAQFDDLVQRFVIGGATWRLSQAALETLAVIAYRQPVTRGRVASIRGVNVDGVVRTLHARGLIEEAGCEPSGALLYRTTTQFLEYLGIDSLDELAPLAPYLPDTTALAEIEDEAAERSNR
- a CDS encoding pseudouridine synthase, with the protein product MSHDTHPVASLPLGDLGSEEFYDPDDLEELDDDADAELLAAFDAEALDEDEEARLVAARERAGRGGEEDPHVASGERLQKVLAHAGVASRRACEDLISAGRVSVDGVVVTEPGVRVDPTRQEIRVDGSRVLTNPDVITVLLHKPAGVVTTMDDPQGRPTVAELGAQFVSEHREELEHPEAVRLVHVGRLDTETEGLLLLSNDGELAHRLMHPSFETSKTYVAIVEGQVESWVPRRLRQGIELEDGLVQADRVVVKDSGPAGSIVEITLHSGRNRIVRRMLDAVGHPVTRLARTRLGPLGIGGLRPGQMRLLTGEEIAALQQEVGL
- a CDS encoding prephenate dehydrogenase, whose amino-acid sequence is MTTVSTNPPTNPHGTVATQGPVLVVGTGLLGTSLALALAASGVQVQLSDTSPTSLALARDMGAGHVREDTSPQPRLVVVATPPDVAAGVVLAHLEAFPDAVVTDVASVKQRVVAEVHAHAGEASRRYVGSHPMAGRERSGAGAADSDLFVGRPWVIVADGASAEAELMVRNLAVDVGATPLRMAAAEHDAAVAAVSHVPQLVSSLLAARLEELPESALALAGQGLRDTTRIAASDPRLWSAILVGNAGPVLGLLQAVRQDLDSLIAGIAPAAVDPDSPGYTAAGRAEAIAPGAVGAITDVMGRGNTGQARIPGKHGGAPRRYAEVQVLVPDTAGSLGRLFSDVGGAGVNIEDFAMEHSAGQSAGIAMLSVSPAAAQPLEEALDAGGWRVVRL
- the der gene encoding bifunctional cytidylate kinase/GTPase Der; this encodes MGIVVAIDGPSGSGKSTVSRRVAAELGLAYLDTGAMYRAAAWWCERSGVDLADSQAVARAVETMPLDMGLDPQVPGIVCDGVDVSQAVRDPHIATVVSTVATNLEVRAELARLQREIIHAEAVGDASSFSAGAGIVAEGRDITTVIAPDADVRLLVTASEEARLARRAADLEAAGKAVDAAALRDQVVRRDRDDATVSQFLTAPEGVTLVDTSDMTLEESVEHVIDLVEQALDAAAARDAEEDLRAAALRAGLEDYELDEEDLALLDSQEVPEAEGGLEAGLPVLAVVGRPNVGKSTLVNRVLGRRVAVVQDTPGVTRDRVSYPAEWAGRRFTIVDTGGWELDVKGLDEAVATQAEVAVELADAVVLVVDAQVGITATDASVVKMLRRSGKPVVLAANKVDSAAQEGDAAALWNLGLGEPYPVSALHGRGSGEVLDAAMAILPEVSAVAGPSPEHGSLNRIALVGRPNVGKSSLLNAIAGSQRVVVNELAGTTRDPVDEVIELDGRQWLFIDTAGIRRRVKQSRGADYYAVLRTQGAIEKAEVAVVLLDASEPVSEQDVRVIQQVVDAGRALVLVNNKWDLVDEERQKMLTWETEHDLAHVAWAPHINLAARTGWHTNRLVRALDAALEGWTTRIPTGRLNAFLGELQSATPHPLRGGKQPRILFATQVQTAPPRIVIFTTGFLDAGYRRFIERRLREEFGFVGSPIQIGVRVREKRQRRR
- the pgi gene encoding glucose-6-phosphate isomerase, giving the protein MLKPVDATTTPAWATLTRLHQELEPDLRTWFASDPERAERFSYELGDLFVDLSKNLLTDEVRDALVALAEQVDVPGRRDAMYAGEHINVTEDRAVLHTALRRPATDSLTVDGQDVVADVHATLEKVYAFARRVRSGEWTGVTGKRIETVVNIGIGGSDLGPVMVYEALRPYVQDGLSARFISNIDPNDCAEKVKDLDPETTLFIIASKTFTTLETLTNARMARDWFLGALEAKGVPTEGAIAKHFVAVSTALDKVEAFGIDPVNAFGFWSWVGGRYSVDSAVGTVLAVTVGPEAFAELLDGFHKVDKHFATKAPAENVPMLMGLLNVWYRNFFRAATHAVLPYAQYLHRFPAYLQQLTMESNGKSVRWDGSPVTTETGEVFWGEPGTNGQHAFYQLIHQGTELVPADFIAVANPAHPVKDGDKDVHELFLANYLAQTAALAFGKTADEVRAEGTPEAIVPARVFAGNRPTTSVLAPALTPSVVGQLIALYEHITFTEGIVWGIDSFDQWGVELGKKLALEIAPAVGGDEQVLAAQDASTRQLIARYRAERRDA